One region of Intestinimonas massiliensis (ex Afouda et al. 2020) genomic DNA includes:
- a CDS encoding GtrA family protein, whose amino-acid sequence MARLIDSSIPKFLLVGVGNTLLSMFLMFLLEGLGYWPSTAIAYVAGAVMSFFLNRHFTFHSQEKLGRSAVKFAVNVAVCYVVGYGLAKVLVPIPQQPNAVPVIWVERLSKLVGMGLYTVLNYFGQRFFAFRKGT is encoded by the coding sequence ATGGCCAGACTAATTGACAGCTCGATTCCCAAATTCCTGCTGGTGGGGGTGGGCAACACCCTGCTGTCCATGTTCCTCATGTTCCTTCTGGAGGGGCTGGGCTACTGGCCCTCCACCGCCATCGCCTATGTGGCCGGAGCGGTGATGAGCTTCTTCCTCAACCGGCACTTCACCTTCCACAGTCAGGAGAAGCTGGGCCGGTCGGCGGTAAAGTTCGCCGTCAACGTGGCGGTGTGCTATGTGGTGGGGTATGGGCTGGCCAAGGTGCTGGTGCCTATCCCCCAACAGCCCAACGCCGTACCCGTGATCTGGGTCGAGCGGCTCTCCAAGCTGGTGGGCATGGGGCTGTATACCGTGCTCAACTACTTTGGACAGCGGTTTTTTGCTTTCCGGAAGGGAAC